The bacterium region TTCCTTTCAGTTCAATTGGTGGCAGGTCCCTGGCCGGACCAACTGCTAGCGCCTGCTCTGCCGAAGCTTGCGCACCCGCTCGATGGCGGCGAGCGCTTCCGCCTTCTCGGCGTCCTCATGCGACAGCATCACGGCCAGCTCGGCGTCGGCCTCGGCCCGCAGCAGCATGGACGCGGCCTCTTCATGGTCATTCTTGGCCGCCAGCGACCTGGCGCGCTCCAGTCCCTCCTTGGCCAGCTGCAGGTAGAGCGCGGCCTGCGGCACATCCGCCGCGCCCACCGCCTCGGCGGCGCT contains the following coding sequences:
- a CDS encoding DUF4398 domain-containing protein, whose protein sequence is MNRNSKFGIKALAAAVVVAVIATGCSTTPLRTEASTSGISAAEAVGAADVPQAALYLQLAKEGLERARSLAAKNDHEEAASMLLRAEADAELAVMLSHEDAEKAEALAAIERVRKLRQSRR